One Triticum dicoccoides isolate Atlit2015 ecotype Zavitan chromosome 5B, WEW_v2.0, whole genome shotgun sequence genomic window carries:
- the LOC119309264 gene encoding uncharacterized protein LOC119309264, producing MGNCQAAEAAEVIIQHPGGKVERLYWPTPAAEVMKTNPGHYVALVILRLSPEDKAAAGDEAAAAAAVAGAGAAAKITRVKLLKPKDVLHLGQVYRLITAQEVTKALRARKNDKMRRCEAIKQQHDQLRRGDGAEQGASDKDANAKAKQRGEKDRHRGSGGAQPAGGGRGRHWRPSLQSISEAAAGQSSSASSSISESTAS from the exons ATGGGCAACTGCCaggcggccgaggcggcggaggtcaTCATCCAGCACCCCGGCGGCAAGGTGGAGCGCCTCTACTGGCCCACCCCGGCCGCCGAGGTCATGAAGACCAACCCCGGCCACTACGTCGCGCtcgtcatcctccgcctctcccccgaagacaaggcggcagcgggggacgaggccgcggcggcggccgccgtcGCAGGCGCGGGCGCCGCCGCCAAGATCACCCGGGTCAAGCTCCTCAAGCCCAAGGACGTGCTCCACCTCGGCCAGGTCTACCGCCTCATCACCGCGCAAG AGGTGACCAAGGCGCTGCGGGCGAGGAAGAACGACAAGATGCGGCGGTGCGAGGCCATCAAGCAGCAGCACGACCAGCTCCGGCGCGGCGACGGGGCGGAGCAGGGCGCCTCTGACAAG GACGCGAACGCGAAAGCGAAGCAGCGGGGCGAGAAGGACCGGCAccggggctccggcggcgcgcaGCCGGCCGGTGGCGGCAGAGGCCGGCACTGGCGGCCGTCCCTGCAGAGCATCTCCGAAGCCGCGGCCGGGCAGAGCAGCAGCGCCAGCAGCAGCATCTCCGAATCCACTGCGAGCTAA